CACGAGTGCGTGTACATGTGGAGACACTGCCGGCGGCGCAGAATGACATGGGGGTTTGCGATGCTTTTGAGCAGTACGCACCGGTCGGAAAGCCGGACGCCATGAACGCCCCGCACCCTCCGAAAGTGGCCGGAATCGATTCAACGGTTCCCGCACCCGCACACACTGTCGCGCCCATCCCCCCTGCCCCGGACGCCTCCTCCGCCGCCGGCGCGAGCAGCGCGCACTCCGCGCACACCGCCCATCCGCCGGGCGCCCTCCTCCAGGACCGGCTCGCCGGCTGGGTCTCCGATCTCACCACGCTGCACGAACTGACGGAGCGGCTGGCCCGTACGAACCGGCTCGACGCCGCGCTGGAGGAGCTGCTGCACGCCGGCGCCGCCCTCGTGGGCGCCCGGCGCGGCCTGGTCGTCCTCGAACCGGACGACGGACTCGGCCCCGACACGACCGTCGGCCTGGGTCTGGCCCGCGCCGACCTGGGCCACATCGAGACCGTCCCGCGCGCCTCGATGCCCTACGGCGCCCTGCTGGACACCGCGGCGGGACTGCCCGGCGGCGACGGTGAGATCGTGCGCGCCGACCTGTTCGCCGAGGAGGGCCTCGACCCCCGCCACCGCGAGGTGGCCGCCCGGCTCGGCTACGCGGCGGGCTACGCGCTGCCCCTGTCCACCGAGGCCGCCGGCCGGCTCGGCGCCGCGACCTGGCTCTACGACGAGCCCGCCGAACCCGACGAACGGCAGCGCCACCTGGCCGGTCTCTACGTCCGCTTCGCCACCGAGCACCTGGCCCGGCTGCTCGAAGGCGAACGCACGCGCGCGTGCATGGCGACGATGCGCGAGGAACTGCTGCCGTCCCGGCTGCCGCGGGTGCCCGGTGTCCGGCTGGCCGCCCGGCACCGCACCGGCCCGCGCGGCGGCGGCGACTGGTACGACGCGCTGCCGCTGCCCGACGCCGCGCTCGGCCTCGCGGTCGGCTCGGTGACCGGTTCCGGGCCCGGCGCGGTCGCCGCGATGGGCCGGCTGCGCGCCTCCCTGCGGGCGTACGCGGTGATGGAGGGCGAGGACCCCGTCGCCGTCCTGTCCGATCTGGAGCTGCTGCTGCGGCTGACCGAGCCCGCCCGCTCCGCCACCGCCCTGTTCGCCTACTGCGAGCCGGCGCTGCGCCGGATCACCGTGGCCGGGGCGGGGCACTGCCCGCCGCTGGTGCTCGGCGAACGGCGCACCGAGTACGTGGAGACGACCGTGTCCGCGCCGCTCGGCATGCTCGCCTGCTGGGAGGCGCCCAGCGTGGAGTTCCAGGTCGGCGCAGGCGAAACGGTGCTGCTGTACACCGACGGGCTGCTGCACCGTACCGGCGACCCCGCCGACCGTGCCTTCGCGCGGCTGCGCGCCGCCGCGGCCGGGGTCCCGCGCGCGGTGCGCCACGACCCGGACGCGGTCGCCGACCATGTGCTGCGCACCGTCCTGCCCGACGGCCTGGACGTGACCGACGGCATGGAGGACGTGGCCCTGCTGGCGGCCCGTTTCGAGTAGCTCCCCCGGCACTCCGGGTCACTGTCGCGCCCGTGGCGGACGCTCTCCTCGGACCCCTTCCGTACGACCGTACGATGGGAGTGGTCCAGTGCCGTATCAAGGAGGAAGACCGTGGCGAAGGAGCTCCCGGAGACCCCGGAGACTGCCGAGGAAGAGCCGATCAAGCAGCGCAAGAACGGCCTGTACCCGGGCGTGTCCGACGAGCTGGCCGAGAGCATGAAGTCCGGCTGGGCCGACACCGAGCTGCACGAGCTGGAGCCCGTCGAGCAGGCCGCGCACACCGCCCGGCGCCGCGCCGCGCTCTCCGCGCGCTTCCCCGGTGAGCGCCTGGTCGTCCCCGCGGGCAACCTGAAGACCCGCTCCAACGACACGGAGTACTCCTTCCGCTCCTCGGTCGAGTACGCCTACCTCACCGGCAACCAGACGGAGGACGGCGTCCTGGTCCTGGAGCCCACCGCCGACGGCCACCGGGAGACCATCTACCTGCTGCCCCGCTCCGACCGCGAGAACGGCGAGTTCTG
The sequence above is drawn from the Streptomyces sp. SAT1 genome and encodes:
- a CDS encoding PP2C family protein-serine/threonine phosphatase; translated protein: MLDIPSRVRVHVETLPAAQNDMGVCDAFEQYAPVGKPDAMNAPHPPKVAGIDSTVPAPAHTVAPIPPAPDASSAAGASSAHSAHTAHPPGALLQDRLAGWVSDLTTLHELTERLARTNRLDAALEELLHAGAALVGARRGLVVLEPDDGLGPDTTVGLGLARADLGHIETVPRASMPYGALLDTAAGLPGGDGEIVRADLFAEEGLDPRHREVAARLGYAAGYALPLSTEAAGRLGAATWLYDEPAEPDERQRHLAGLYVRFATEHLARLLEGERTRACMATMREELLPSRLPRVPGVRLAARHRTGPRGGGDWYDALPLPDAALGLAVGSVTGSGPGAVAAMGRLRASLRAYAVMEGEDPVAVLSDLELLLRLTEPARSATALFAYCEPALRRITVAGAGHCPPLVLGERRTEYVETTVSAPLGMLACWEAPSVEFQVGAGETVLLYTDGLLHRTGDPADRAFARLRAAAAGVPRAVRHDPDAVADHVLRTVLPDGLDVTDGMEDVALLAARFE